A single window of uncultured Pseudodesulfovibrio sp. DNA harbors:
- the miaB gene encoding tRNA (N6-isopentenyl adenosine(37)-C2)-methylthiotransferase MiaB produces the protein MKFHITTFGCQMNVHDSQWLNRALESRGWVETDETDAQVFILNTCSVRDKPEQKVYSELGRIAAHVKRDENVFAAVGGCVAQQVGKGFFDRFPFVKLVFGSDGIADAPNALERIAAGKEERLALLDFVSIYEEREQPEEKTISIQDTRQAFVNIMQGCDNFCSYCIVPYTRGRQKSRHPEAVIDECRLLVESGVREISLLGQNVNSFGLDKGGVGVSFAELLTSVAAIDGLERLRFTTSHPKDIAPEVIAAFGELENLCPSLHLPMQAGSDRVLKAMRRRYDITRYLSIVDGLKAARPDISLTTDLIVGFPGETEDDFQETLDMVKKVGFESSFSFKYSDRPGVAAVNMEPKVSPEEASERLMRLQTLQNNITRECLKNLVGNETIAFIEGLSRKQDGPLTAWKGRDPAGRIVNVDIDCDSGLVGMMVPVKIVEAKKHSLNGERIGQPW, from the coding sequence ATGAAATTTCACATCACCACCTTCGGGTGTCAGATGAACGTGCATGATTCCCAATGGCTCAATCGAGCGTTGGAAAGTCGGGGGTGGGTCGAGACAGACGAAACCGATGCTCAAGTGTTTATTCTCAACACGTGTAGTGTTCGAGATAAACCGGAACAAAAGGTTTATAGTGAGCTTGGTCGTATCGCCGCGCATGTCAAACGTGATGAGAATGTCTTCGCTGCTGTGGGCGGATGTGTTGCTCAACAGGTGGGAAAGGGCTTTTTTGACCGTTTCCCCTTCGTCAAACTCGTCTTTGGCTCTGATGGAATAGCGGATGCCCCCAATGCCTTGGAACGCATTGCAGCGGGTAAAGAAGAACGTTTAGCATTGCTTGATTTTGTTTCAATATATGAGGAACGCGAGCAACCCGAAGAAAAGACTATCTCAATTCAGGATACACGGCAGGCTTTCGTAAATATCATGCAAGGGTGCGATAATTTCTGTTCATATTGTATAGTTCCTTATACTCGTGGACGGCAAAAATCTCGCCACCCGGAAGCTGTTATCGACGAATGTCGTTTGCTGGTTGAAAGTGGGGTGCGTGAAATTTCCTTGCTCGGTCAGAACGTCAACAGCTTCGGGTTGGATAAGGGCGGTGTGGGCGTCAGCTTTGCCGAATTGCTGACCAGCGTGGCTGCGATTGATGGATTGGAAAGACTCAGATTTACGACATCGCATCCTAAGGATATTGCTCCTGAGGTTATAGCGGCATTCGGGGAACTCGAAAATTTATGCCCTTCTTTGCACCTGCCCATGCAGGCCGGTTCTGACAGAGTTCTCAAGGCTATGCGACGCAGGTATGATATCACGCGCTATCTTTCCATTGTTGATGGTTTGAAAGCAGCAAGACCAGATATTTCGTTAACCACTGATTTGATTGTGGGCTTTCCTGGCGAGACTGAAGATGATTTTCAGGAAACACTCGATATGGTAAAAAAAGTCGGATTTGAATCCAGTTTTTCTTTCAAGTATTCTGACCGACCGGGTGTGGCTGCAGTGAATATGGAACCGAAGGTGTCACCGGAAGAAGCGTCTGAGAGACTGATGCGCTTGCAGACTCTGCAAAATAATATTACTAGAGAATGTCTAAAAAATCTTGTTGGCAATGAAACCATTGCTTTTATCGAGGGATTAAGTCGTAAACAGGATGGCCCCTTGACAGCTTGGAAAGGACGCGATCCAGCCGGAAGAATTGTGAATGTGGACATTGATTGCGACAGCGGTCTTGTTGGCATGATGGTCCCGGTGAAAATAGTTGAAGCAAAAAAGCACTCCCTGAACGGGGAAAGGATTGGGCAGCCGTGGTAG
- a CDS encoding adenylyl-sulfate kinase — translation MAENVSGWALWIVGLPGSGKSTLAKGVLAYMEDRGIKVTFLQMDERRKLYFPHPDYTLEEREKAYVLFVNEVAELVRQGKNVLMDGSAYKRSMREYARLKLPRFAEIFIQCDITEAIRRESVRPEGLVMAGLYSKALQRKKTGEQFDGLGEVIGVDVEFEMDPDAELVIDNTRLTAKETLGKALHFLDTWLASV, via the coding sequence ATGGCCGAAAATGTGTCGGGATGGGCTCTTTGGATTGTCGGACTGCCTGGAAGCGGTAAATCCACGTTGGCGAAAGGTGTTCTTGCGTACATGGAAGACCGTGGCATCAAGGTGACCTTTCTTCAGATGGATGAACGACGCAAATTATATTTCCCGCATCCTGACTATACACTTGAAGAACGTGAAAAGGCATACGTTCTTTTTGTCAATGAAGTGGCTGAACTCGTGCGACAGGGCAAGAATGTTTTGATGGATGGTTCCGCATATAAACGATCCATGCGAGAGTATGCACGGTTAAAGCTGCCTCGATTTGCTGAGATTTTTATTCAGTGTGATATTACCGAGGCCATTCGTCGGGAGTCGGTTAGGCCAGAAGGACTTGTTATGGCCGGATTGTACAGCAAGGCTTTGCAACGCAAGAAGACTGGTGAACAATTTGACGGTCTTGGTGAGGTCATTGGTGTAGATGTAGAGTTTGAAATGGATCCGGATGCAGAGCTTGTTATCGACAATACTCGATTGACTGCAAAGGAAACTTTGGGAAAAGCCTTGCACTTTCTGGACACGTGGCTTGCCAGTGTTTAA
- a CDS encoding aminoglycoside phosphotransferase family protein has protein sequence MIELKIESIEAYLKRAFGDDARLVGAGSIGNLDEQGMKGFGYGKPLLLQFEVGGEMREAVLSVMKGDKYGHQFYWDRGAILMFQYETSARMERHVHPLGLGYVDSSDSLIPVDEPKEFFILNEKLEGHDYFLDLDRIKSGDIRESDVETAREFARWLARAHSVKFDDPHLYYRRIRNLIGSSECILGLIDEAFPHPYAPFGDNEFMALEKRLIDWRWKLKGYAHRLSVVHGDFHPWNVLVTDDGEFSVLDRSRGEWGEPAGDLATMAVNYLLWSLYGHDRMSGPFEKLYRAYVEEYIARTSDTDIFDVMAPFCVFRGLVIASPEWYPDHPESVRQRLFNFVGNVLEDDVFDWENINKYLE, from the coding sequence ATGATCGAATTGAAGATCGAATCCATTGAGGCATATTTGAAGCGTGCTTTCGGAGATGACGCCCGACTCGTCGGGGCTGGTTCCATTGGCAATCTGGACGAACAGGGTATGAAGGGATTTGGGTACGGCAAGCCTTTATTGCTTCAGTTCGAAGTTGGTGGAGAGATGCGAGAGGCTGTTTTGTCCGTGATGAAAGGGGACAAATACGGCCACCAGTTTTATTGGGACAGAGGAGCAATTCTTATGTTTCAGTACGAGACCTCCGCACGCATGGAACGGCATGTTCACCCGCTTGGCCTTGGGTATGTCGATAGTTCGGATTCCCTGATACCGGTGGATGAACCCAAGGAATTCTTTATCCTCAATGAGAAGTTGGAAGGGCATGACTATTTCCTTGATCTCGATAGGATCAAGTCTGGCGACATTCGTGAATCTGATGTTGAAACCGCTCGTGAATTTGCTCGGTGGCTTGCACGGGCGCACAGCGTCAAATTTGATGATCCCCATCTGTATTATCGGCGTATCCGTAATCTGATTGGCTCAAGCGAATGTATTCTCGGATTGATAGACGAAGCGTTTCCTCATCCTTATGCACCGTTTGGCGACAATGAATTCATGGCCTTGGAAAAACGTCTCATTGATTGGCGATGGAAACTCAAGGGTTACGCCCATAGATTGAGCGTTGTTCATGGCGATTTTCATCCCTGGAATGTGCTTGTCACTGATGATGGAGAATTTTCAGTTCTTGATCGCAGTCGTGGAGAATGGGGAGAACCTGCCGGAGATTTGGCGACCATGGCTGTTAATTATCTATTGTGGAGTCTCTACGGTCATGATCGAATGAGTGGACCCTTTGAGAAGTTGTATCGGGCTTATGTCGAGGAATATATAGCCCGGACAAGCGATACGGATATTTTTGACGTCATGGCCCCGTTTTGCGTTTTTCGTGGGTTGGTCATCGCGTCACCGGAATGGTATCCTGATCATCCCGAGTCCGTTCGTCAAAGGCTTTTCAATTTTGTAGGCAATGTGCTTGAAGACGATGTTTTTGATTGGGAGAATATCAATAAATATCTGGAGTAG
- a CDS encoding carbohydrate kinase family protein, with the protein MNIYVTGSLAFDRIMSFPDKFSNHILPDKIHILNVCFLVDGLTERFGGTAGNIAYSLALLDEKSVILSQVGKDFATYDERLHHFGFSVEGIRTLDQEFTAGAYITTDQSDNQITGFNPGAMKYPCQYDMSKINGNDALGIISPGNLGDMIDHPKYYRENKIPFIFDPGQQIPAFTSEQLKEAFLGAEILITNDYELEMIMNTTGMSKDDILDSVAYLVTTLGEKGSVVNCNGEETFVDVVPAEAVVDPTGAGDAFRSGLLKGLSMGKTVVDACKLGATCATYAVEKNGTQEHSFTMDEFTARYEAVFGPME; encoded by the coding sequence ATGAATATTTATGTTACCGGTTCCCTTGCTTTTGACCGCATCATGTCATTTCCTGACAAATTTTCTAATCATATCCTTCCTGACAAGATTCATATTTTGAATGTGTGCTTTCTCGTTGACGGTCTGACCGAGAGGTTTGGCGGTACTGCCGGTAATATTGCTTACAGCCTTGCATTGCTTGATGAAAAATCTGTTATTCTCAGTCAGGTAGGTAAGGATTTTGCAACTTATGATGAACGTTTGCATCATTTTGGTTTTTCCGTAGAAGGAATTCGTACCCTTGATCAGGAATTTACTGCCGGGGCTTACATCACTACTGATCAGTCTGATAATCAGATTACAGGTTTTAACCCCGGTGCTATGAAATATCCTTGCCAGTATGATATGTCCAAGATCAATGGCAACGATGCCTTGGGTATTATTTCTCCTGGTAATTTGGGCGATATGATTGATCATCCCAAGTATTACCGAGAGAATAAAATACCTTTCATTTTCGATCCGGGGCAGCAGATTCCGGCTTTTACCAGTGAACAGCTTAAAGAGGCTTTTCTTGGCGCGGAAATTCTCATCACCAATGACTATGAGTTGGAGATGATCATGAATACAACAGGCATGTCCAAAGATGATATTTTGGATTCTGTTGCCTATCTTGTCACAACACTGGGAGAAAAAGGTTCTGTCGTAAATTGTAATGGCGAGGAAACTTTTGTGGATGTTGTTCCAGCTGAAGCGGTTGTTGATCCTACTGGCGCAGGTGATGCTTTCCGCTCGGGACTGCTCAAGGGGTTGTCCATGGGCAAGACCGTGGTGGATGCCTGCAAGCTTGGTGCAACCTGTGCAACGTATGCAGTTGAAAAGAATGGAACGCAGGAACACTCCTTCACGATGGATGAGTTTACTGCTCGATATGAGGCCGTATTTGGTCCTATGGAATAA